Proteins co-encoded in one Holophagales bacterium genomic window:
- a CDS encoding CcmD family protein gives MTPDAPTAAVSHGALFYVAAVNIIIWAGLFAYLVHLDRKVRSAMSRQTPEDPS, from the coding sequence ATGACCCCCGACGCCCCGACGGCCGCCGTCTCGCACGGCGCGCTGTTCTACGTCGCCGCCGTCAACATCATCATCTGGGCGGGGCTCTTCGCCTACCTCGTCCACCTCGACCGAAAGGTCCGCTCCGCGATGTCGCGGCAGACCCCGGAGGACCCGTCATGA
- a CDS encoding cytochrome c maturation protein CcmE — MKKAYWAGAALILAFLVLGLTTFSSTMTPYVTFAEAEKSVRVVQVMGGLEKGSSRYDTVSKTLHFNLVDLETKKVLPVAYRDVKPANFEEAVSIVAIGKYQKDGFHAEKLLVKCPSKYQGEETEKHYGAKVSVKT; from the coding sequence ATGAAGAAAGCCTACTGGGCTGGCGCCGCCCTCATCCTCGCCTTCCTCGTCCTCGGCCTGACGACGTTCTCGTCGACGATGACACCGTACGTCACGTTCGCCGAGGCGGAGAAGTCCGTCCGCGTCGTCCAGGTGATGGGCGGTCTCGAGAAGGGCTCCTCGCGCTACGACACGGTCTCCAAGACGCTCCACTTCAACCTCGTCGACCTCGAGACGAAGAAGGTCCTCCCGGTGGCCTACCGCGACGTGAAACCAGCCAACTTCGAGGAGGCCGTCTCGATCGTCGCGATCGGGAAGTACCAGAAGGACGGCTTCCACGCGGAGAAGCTCCTGGTGAAGTGCCCGTCCAAGTACCAGGGCGAGGAGACGGAGAAGCACTACGGGGCCAAGGTCTCGGTGAAGACCTGA